The sequence below is a genomic window from Setaria italica strain Yugu1 chromosome IV, Setaria_italica_v2.0, whole genome shotgun sequence.
AGCACCTGGCACAGGCATAATTCGTCTTAGGGCTTTGGATATCCAAACAGgtgtgctaaaagtggtgtgctaaagtttagtatccTACTTTTTTTTATCACACCCAAGGGGTGTTAAAGGATGCTAATCTGCTAAAAGTGATCCCTCTCTCTACCTCCCACCGTtgcccttctctctctcctccccgccacaacacccgccgccatcctcctccgcctggCCCCGCTGGCGTGGGCAGCCATGGttgctgccaccgccaccacccgaTGGAGGGCGCTGGGCGTTCGACCTCTCCGCCGGCGTGGAGCCCACCCTTGGCCCGCGCCCCTCGGTAGGCGAAAGGAGGTGGTTGCCGCTCTCCGACGCCGCCTCTCTGCGCGATGGCTACCGCTCAAGCCACCTGGCCTCGCCGCACCCAACCCCAACCCCTGGCGGTGCGCGGATCTGGCGGGGGTGCGAGGGAGGAGCGGaaagggaggcggcggcggcggtggcgggagggaagggtggcggcgcagcagctcgGAGGAAATCCCACGGCGACGAGGACACGGCGAGCGGCTTGAAGTAGCGGCGGCGGTCGGTCCTTGCTTGGCCGGCGCGGACGGGGCCGAGCGCCCCGCCTGCGGCGACGCGACGGTGACACCTCcgcctgcagcggcggcggcgtggtggccgccaTCGGATTGTGGTGGGGAAAGTAGTTCCCTGGCTGTGAGGAGGGGTaaggaaaaggaggaaaaaagaaTCGGCGTAAGGGAGGTGAGGGTAACCGCTAGCCATGAAGAGGAACGGAGAGGACTAATAAATAggggcaatgtagtcatttctcatcaaatgtgctaaactttagcacagtatccaaacagcctcaagtgctaaattttagcactccatttgaggttaaagtttagcatcccGTGTCCAAACAGTACCACTGTGAGGTGGATGTGAACATGATCATCCAAGTTTGAGTTATTTTCGACACTTTGACACAAATTAATTTGAATGCCTACTTTTGCTTCAGTAATAAAACATGTGCTTCGTACAGTTCTTTACCGTgcacttccttttcttttctccacaGTAATTTACCATGTTGGAAATATTTCCAACTTTATAATGATCCTTCCACAAACAATGATCAGTGATGACTCAGTTCAACAATCTTTTATCTACTCGTACTCGTTATCTTTTATTATTGTGAATATGCTTTATCTAGCACTGACTGGACCCatcaaagcaaaagaaaaggcacGGTCGTCAGGTTCTCCAGGACCTTGGTTGTGCGCGCTTCCCGCCGCCCACCGGTCAGCCGGCCGAACCCATGCAGCCGTGCCGGTACCGAACCCCCCAGGGAGGCTCCAGCTCCAGCCACGCCATCGACGCAcgcactccaccaccaccaaagcCAAACCCCCCAACTGCTACGTTCCCCCGACACCCAACTCACTGGCTGGCTGGCTCCGCCCCGCGTCCGCGAAGCTTCTCCCTGCCCCCGCGCCGTATATAGGACCACGCACCcgcacggccaccaccacgagCACGCCGCACGCGCGCCCACCTCCAACCCACTTCTCGCTCTTCTCCTTTGCCGCGCCGCGCTCGTGTCCGTGCGCACGTGCAGCCGTGCTCGATCGGCACAGCCAGCcatggcggcgggcgccggcaggtcgagggaggcggacCCCGCGCGGTGCAGGAGGCACCCGAAGCACCGGCACGAGGCGGGCGTGTGCCCGTTCTGCCTCCGGGACCGCCTGTCGCGCCTctcggccgccgcagccggcgcgtccgcgtcgtcgtcgtcgggctcctcctccccgtgCTCGTCGTGGGAGGAGACCGTCGCGCTGTCGTCGGCGCAGGCGCCGCGGCCCCGCCGCGGGAACCTAGGCCTGCTGCTGCGgcaggaggggagggaggctgCGGCGCTGGCCGCGGGACGCCGcgtggagcaggagcagcatcAGGAGGAGAGGACGGCCAGGAGGGGCAGCAACTTCTGGGCgcggctgcagcagcagctccaccaCGGGGGCTGGCACAGGAAAGACGGGTGCTCGGAGGCCGCCGAGAAGCATGGCGACGCCGCCGCGACAAACAAGCGAGCGCCTTGGGTCTGAtgcaggcggcggaggccgacgTGAGCGGCGAGGTTGTGTGCTGTTCGCCTGTTCCTGTGTTTACGCCGTTGATTATCTCGTAATTCCTTcggtttcttttctttctgtcctgtgaatctgtgatctGCTGCCCGACTAGCAAAATGTGGCCTAATGGCTCGCCCATTTTGTAAACATCACCAAATGAAGGCTTTGCACTCGGCTCATTCGTGTTCTTCTGCAGACATGATCAGGAAGCTAATCGTGTTCACTGACTGGTCAGGCTTATGGTCCGTTCACTAGTAACCGTGCGACTGAGTTGTTTGCCTGTCATTGGCATGTAGTGACAGGCATTTTTCTAGTCGTCAGGCAGGCATAACTGCTGCGTAAAGCAGGGCCATCTCCCAGCAATCAGCATGCACTCCTACCTTTCTTTTTGAGAAAAGACGCAtggtgcttttcttttcttgcatgGCAGGTGCAACTAATATTCTCGCACGAGGTAGTGTACAACTAAGACACTGCTTTGGCAATAATCTTCATTATGCAtggattcttcttttttatttcaggGAATTCATTATGCATTCTCCGTTGTGGATGTTGTTTGGAGTTATCTGTTCTGAGTAAGCAATCATATAACATGCCAGATGCAATGCAACAAGATTATGCAATAGACAAGAAACACCTCTGACAGGTGACAGCCCATAAAACTTGCATAAACACAGCACATTTTTGCGTTTCCCCATCTTTGTTAGTTTGTTACCAGACACAGAGACACTTGCCCTGTCTAGCCTCCTACGCTCAGGACAGAGCATCATGTTACCAGACACCAGTTCCTGTTCCTGTTTACACTTCTCCAAAAGAACTAGTGACCTGGGTCCCGCGCCAGCCCGCAGAAGCCTACAAAAATCTATACGTCCTGTACCTTTGGTCAAGTCCTGTCATCATGTATTCCTGTGTCCACTTCTGTCTGTATCTACTGTCATACAGAAAGCtaaaatggctgatttgttgtgagaggaaaacactgcttgttggctgataagccggctgaataaactgaagcgaacaggcccacagAATCCTTCACAACCTGAGTTTTCTCGTTTCCTACCTTGAGACACGTCAAGCGATCTCGATGATCTCTCAAGAGCTGCGTTCCTTAGTGTTGTCGCcggtcgccaccgccgtcgtcgtcaAGGCAACCCATCGTCATCGAGGTGATCGGCGTCCGCGTTGCTCGAACTCCGTTTCAATTTCCGGAAGATCTCATCGAGCGACTCCGTAGCGGACgcattcgtcccgaggctcGAGGACGGGCTCAAACGAAGGAACTTCCTGGAGCCCAGGCTTGCTCTGAAGTTCTGAAAGCCCGTCCTGATTGAGGCCCATCTTGAGGCCGTTCCAGCAGGTGAATCTGGTGCTATACTCGCAGAAGCCGGCTCTTCAGAGCTCCCGTCCTCAAGATTAATGGAGATGGAGGCCGATGAGTGCTCCTTGTGCAGTTGTTCCACTGATTTCGGACTGCTGAACTGATCTTCTCTAACTGAAGAATATTTGTGGGCGACTTTACCACTGCGTTTCGTTTGGGTGGTTCTTTCCGACTTCATCTCCGCTGTTGCTTCAGCTTCACCCTGTGCAGAACAAGTCGAAGATGAACAGAGAGCGAGACCTCACCATGGACTGATATTTGAGTTTAgaatttcagattttttttgaaTGCAAATAGAATTTCAGATTCCAGCAAAAGAAGACTGCAGACTCCTGGAGGAAACAAAATAACATGTGACAATTCTCACCAATGGTTCATTTCCCGATTCCACGTCTTTGCCTATACTGCTGAAATTTCTTGCTAGTGGAGTTGCATGCTCACTGACCTTGCGTCCCTGTTCCATCGAATTTCTCTCTGCAGAAGAAAGCAAAATACATCAGGTGATATCTGATAGAACAAGCCACAGGCCATCGCTACAGCAAAACAGACTTCTCTAAAGAAGAGTAAGAAGGAAAACGAGGAATGAGCAAAAAGGATTGATGGTTCCGAAACTGTAGCAGAGTTTGATATGTATTTTGTAAAGATAAGttggcaaaaaagaaaaatttagaTACCGAGGCAAAGTTAGAAACACCTGAAAATTTGAGATACATGATCCTATCAAGGAAATGCAGCTCCAGGTTCATTGATAAAATTGAAATCCTCATAAGAACATAACAGAGAAGTGAAAGAAAAAAGGATGTGTGGGGCAACAAGAAAAGATAAATTATGCAGTTCCTACCTTTCTGCAGAATAAACATTCCTGATGGATCCAACCCATCCATATCTTCTTGATCAGTCCAGCACTTGAATCTTTTCAGGCTTCCAAAAAATTCCATCAGATGCTCAAAGAAATTACCGGCAACCAGTAGAGTATAAACAACCATAATGAGTGGGTAGATTTTGTTGAAGGTTCTcccgaagaaaggaacaacatcATCAATATTTCCCATCCTCTACATATTAGTACAAGATATAATCAGCCAAGCAATTAACTgattcaaaaaagaaaatagcaTCCTGAGAAATTCTACACTTTGCAATTGCATTAGAGTATCCTCCAAACACCTTCCCTTTAGAGAATCTGACCATCATTGGGGAAGCTACTGAATTCGAGTAAGGCCTGTGTTTTAAATATTTGTTTATAGGATTCACAAAATTACCATTAGGTGATATGTGGATTTGATCATCTTTGTATCAGTGATTATCTGAAGAGCCATAAATCATAAACTGGGACCCTGTATTTGGCATGCAAACTCTAAGCTGGTAATCACGTAGTGTTTTTTAACTTATGTTTCCTAGTGTGCACAAAAAATATTTTCCCCTAAATctcagaaaataaaaaaggtttTATCATTTCTTCTCTTACCAACCAACATCAAATATAAAAAATTGGGATGAAGAATGGCTACTCAAATACCacattttgattttattttagtGCCAAGAATGTAGTAAAAACAATACAGAAAACGAACATATGAAAATTATCACCTTTTCAAAAGTAGTTTTAGCATTACCACCAAGGTGAATGAGATTCAAAAAGTTGTAAGAAATGGGAGGTGCATATCTTGCAACCATTCTGCAGGGAAATATTTGATGTAAAAGCTATATTAGGTTGCAGAGAAGAATTTTTAACACTTCATGCTATTCATTCAAAGTACTAAAAGGTGGAAAACTTACGAGCAGATCATAAGCAAGCTGACGGAACTAGTTTGTCCTGGGGTCAACGAATAGAAGAGCATCATCCCAATCCTAAACAGAGAATAGTATGTGCAAATGCACATGTACATCAAGGGAACAAATGCAGCAACCTATTAAGAGGCAACTTTAATTAGCAAAAAGACTAAGgaaattgttttcttttcatgtGAAACAACAGTATTTGATCCTCTAAAAAAAAATTCCGACAAGCCATCAGGAAGCATTGTTCACGAACTAAAGCACAACTAGTCGTACATATCTTTTTTAAAGAAGGAATAGTTATGTAAATGACCGATTCAAAGGAGAAGCAAAAGATTAACATAATCCCATGCAAAATTGTGCGATTTAGAAAGgcatatatgtgtgtgtgaaaGGAAGTGGGGGTTCCTGTGTATTTTACCAAACTAGTAGCCAGTGATAACAAGGCAAAGTTGCATCAATAGAATCATCAAATTTCGTACCTGGACTAGAACTTCGTGCTTTCCTACAGCATTTATAAGATTGGAGAAAAGTGACAGATCAACATTACTTGGCAGCAATGTTGCCTCAGCCAACAGTATGGAAGCCGAGGTGCAGCCAAGGATAACAGAAAGTACTCTCACAAGTTGCTTTCTCAGTAAACAGCGCCAAAAAAACTCTGGAAATGTCAATGCGCATTTGAATCAGTTCCATGAATTGTTAAAATTTCATGGAGGTTACCTCAAAACCCTCTATGCATCGTATATGATAATTGAGAGGGTCTGCATAAAGATATATCTTTACTGTAAAATTTCTTTAAGCACATTTCTGCTACAAAATTCATGTCATGAATAAATGTCAAGTTACTGTTTTTGATCAGTATACGTACAAGCTAATAGAATCTTGCAGGAAATTTTGGTACGTCATTAGGATGTATTGATATACATATAAATCTAGACTTGAAAATACCTGTGGAGTCAAGGAACGACCCCAGTGTTCCTGATCGATTTTCCCTGAAACTTGATAGATATTTCCTGTAAAAGTAAACAATTAGATACACAGATGCTTGAAATAGCCCTCTCTAAACATTTGGCATGATGATAACCAACACTCGGGATTGAGGCAGTTTGGACAAATGTAGTGCATAAACGCTGAAATGTTACGAAGTAAGTATACTTAACAAATTTCATGAACAAGTGCAAGCATAAACAATACTCACCATCCACTGGCATCACGTTGCTCATAGTTTCTAATAGTGTCTTCTAGCTCAAGGGCTTCCAttacacaattcatataatcACTGCAAAATACAGTATACAATTAAGCACAATATGGACAAATAGGtatcaaggaaaaaaatgtttgaaactacatacaggctacatgaggttttgtttcaaactgcagtAGTAACCCTACTAGAATTTACTAAAAGGAAAACATTAAACATCTATGTTATCCACATAAGTTTCACCTTTGCGTAATTTCACCCTTGAATTATTTCCATTTATGTTATACCCTTGAACTATCAAAGCAGGTGCAAATCCAATCCTGGTAGTGGTTACAAGACAGTTTCTccagttttctttttttaaaaaaataggttGAAGGGTAAAATGTAGTTTtttgtcaaaaagaaaaattggtAAGGAAAAATGTCTTAACATGGCCACTGGCAGCACAATAATCATTGGACAATTTTGCCACGCAATCCTATTCTACAGGTGTGAAATTGCCAGCAAAGGGGTCTGTCCGGCGATGGGCAGGGGCCAGCGGGTCAAGCTCGAAGTATGGTTGAAGTACACAGTGGCAACCGGCTTTATATGGCTTATTTTGTGACAAAATCACCTAAAAACCACCATCAGGGTTAGGTTTTCTCCAGTTCAAACAATCCAACAGTTAATATTAAGTATTTCCTGGTTCAGGGTTAAATTAAACAGCACTGGTAATTCAAGGAGCTCAATTCGTGCCTTTCTTTAATTAAAAACTGCATGATATAAAAGTTATGAACAAGTAATAGTTTCCTGTACATCATACCTTTTACGCCTATAATACTCCTCATGAGCTCTCCTAAGTTGACGCCGGAGTGTAGCCATTGTTTTGTTATCAGTATCATAGTCCATATCATTTTCCCCTAATTTCCCGCCAGAAGGCTTGAATGCTGCATCATCTTGTAGCTGAGGAGAAAAGGTACGTGAGGTAATGAATGATTATGAACAATTTCaatattaaaataaaacttCATGTGGTACCTGAGAATCCATACCATTCGAGCCAGCATATTATCAATGATATCCATGCAAGGTCTTAATGGATCGCGCTTGGACATTTGGTTCGAGGTGGCTTGAACAACCTTAGATCAGGCAAGGAAAAATTCTTCAGATAAATGCAGTGATCATGGTATGACTATTTCGAAACTAGAAAAGCACGTACAAATATTGCACTGCAATATTCTTGTTGAGCATGATCAAGCTCTTTAGCCATCTTCGCAACTTTGTGAGATAAAAACTGTAGGCGTAGAGTCCAATCAGCATTTCTCCATATATTCCTTGGAATTTCACTCAAGCCAAAACCCAGCAGGAAGGCACCAGTCACTAAGCCAAAGGTATTTGAGCATGCCATGGCAAAGCCCAAGATACCGCGAACCCTGCCAACAGGCAGTATTTCAAGTTAAAACAGTGAAGCAAGAATTCAAACGAACCCTATAAAGATTGACAAAAGGAATGGGTACAAGAAACAAATTGATTGTCGAGAGAGATTGAAGGAAGTGGTTGGAATTGGATAGATTTCAAATTGCCATGTCAAGAGAGTTAATTGTGGCTATTTGTTCCACTGACCACTGCAGTATAAACAGAGCAATGACACTTGAGGCCCAGATGCAGAAACATATTAGATGGGGATTATACAAGCCTAATAGACTTCTGAAGCATACCAATCATGACGCATGACAATGATCAAAATGAGTCCGAAAAGGCCAGTGGATCCCACGGTTGCATAATATGTCATATTCTTTTGGATGCTAGTTTTCAGCCTTTCTTTGAATGTGAAATCTCCAGAATCTTCATAGCCCTGAAGAGTGGGAACAATAGACCTGTTCAGGTAGATAGATAGAATTTCAAATGACAATACTGTAAAATGTACACTGCAACAAACAACCTACCGACCGCTAACCTAATAAAGACATGCAAGGAGGTAAATTATTCATAAAAAAAGTTAGGCAATTAGGATGCCCCATAAGTACTTTTTCTTATATAAGTCACAACTCGGGCGATAAATATAATATTCTAATATGACACAGCAATACCGACCAAGAGGTAAAGGTTTTATCCATGGTATACTACTTGTAGAATGCAGGGCAAATAAGAGACCATGTCAAAGGACCTAATTTATCTAGTTGAGGTAAACAATTAAAGTAAACATTGACATTGACCAACTGTGCAGTTAAAAGGTTCATTGTTTATGATCACTGACATACCATGCTAGGATAAATGTGCTCCAATATGACCAGCTCCAAAAGAATCCGACGTCACTCTTCTGATTCCCTGAAATTGCCTGCAATCCGATTATAGCATAATGGGTCAAGCCAACAGATTCCTGCccggttcgtttcaaaaaaaaacagagtagCTTGCTGATCAGTACGCTGTACACGAGTATAGCGTAACAAGTAACAACACGAAGAATATTGTATGTACACTGTACAAACTGCGACAACTAACAAAAGTCCAATCAGTTTGTTGATGGCGAGTGTTTGCTTAAATCTAAGCAGCAGGAGTTGACAAGCCATTGAACCAGTCCAATGCGGCTAATTTGACGATTTCACCATCTAACCCCCGTCACCCTCGTGATTGTTTTCACGACTTTTTTACCGTACCTTAGCATTGGCATTACCTACCCAGAATGATCCACCAGCCTAAAATCATTCTGCGACAAACTAGCAACGGGTTCACATACGGTTAGTTCATCGAAACTCCAATCTCGACGCTACATTTTATCAGTGTCCATTATCCAAAACTGCGCCTAAAATCATATTTTGTGCTGCAGGAACAAATTAAACACAGTTTAATTTACTTGTACGCCAAATGATCTCTGATAGCGCCGCACAAGCAGGAAGCACCGAAGCAGCCAAGCAGCTAGTAGCAGAGGTCTCGGCGGCGTGGAACTAGCAGCGTGGCGCGGAGGGGGAGCAAGGAGGCGGCGGGATCGCACCATCCAGATGTCCGTGGGAACGAGGACGACGAAGGAGAGGGAGCAGAGCCAGGCGTatccgacgacggcgaggacgcgGGCCGGCACGGCGGGCCCCGCGAAGTAGCGCAgcgtcgccgccaccatcccCACCGTCAGCGGCAGCGATATCATGTAGAACACCCACATCTCGCCGCCGATCCCGTTCCGGTCTCttccgcctcgccgcgccgaTGAGAAGAGAACCGGAGAGGCGAGGGAGACGAGTTGGTGCCCGCGCCGGCTTGGCGGGGAAGAAGGCGGCGGGAGGGCGTCTTAAAAAGCTCTGGCGTTTTGGGGATGAGGTGGAGTGGTGGGTGGCGGAGCTGGTGGGACCGGGGCCGGGGCCATACCAGACCGGTTCAGCTGCTCACGTGGCCGGCGCCTGGCGGTGGGCCCCGGTGACCGGAGCTCGTCTCTTGCTGTCGGCTCCACCTTTGACGTCAGCACTCGGCACCGCATGGAGTTGGACGTGGACCGGTTCCGCGCCTCCGACCAGATCGTCGCCGGGgtgaagcgccgccgccggataaCGTAAGTGTAAGCGTGTCAAGTGAACGCATCGGGCCCAATCAATGCTTGGAATTTTCGCATTAACAAAACCTTAAACCGTGACCTCACCCGGTGTCTCGGTACGGAAGTTCTTTTGGGGGGCGGCCTGCGTGCCTCGACTTCACGTTTTGGGTTTTGGTTTTAGTCTAATGCAAGGTTTTGGTGAATGCAAGACTCTGTCAAAAACGCATGCGCCCTGCTGTATGCGAAGCGCGACGTGCATGTACACACGGGGGCTACTCGGTCACACCTCTAATAATTAAGTGGGAGATTGCTCCGAGTGAATTGTTTCCGCCATGTCGTCAGCTCGAAGGGGACATCGACGACTTCGTTCGGTCAACCGTTCTGCCCGTAGTGGTCTTCATCttataaaaggaaaaataaaaattattttgTGCTCAGTAAAAGAAACCATTCTATGCTCCCtcgcaaaaaggaaaaagaacatCGAAACCGTCCCGACGGCACGCAAGGCCCAACGGTGGACGACGAGGACCAAGGTCCAAGGATTTGTTTTGTTCCGACCGGGCCGAAACATTCTGAGAGGCGACCTACGGGAACATGGCGGCCCATCAGAGCTCGAAACAGAAAGCTCCCAAAATGAATACTAACTGTAATAAAACATGTCTCATTCTTCATTTTTGCTGCGTATCCTCAACTATAGTAGCTGTGTACCACTAGTACTTAATACATCTCCATGATATAATCCACATACTGCAAATTTGTTTGGCATCATTTTAACTTTGCAATTACAAGTAATTTATCGATATGAGTATATGGCTGTATGAGACTTACAGTGGGAACACTCTTGCATTGTTTCTTAAACTGTGATGCGCCCGTGTTTATAGTGGTGTTGCCGTGATGTGATCCTGTGCTGCGACCGTGGACGTGTTCCTATGGTGCGACTGCAAAGAGGGTGTTTGATCctcgggctaaattttagttcctatcacatcgaatgtttagatattaattaggagtattaaatatggactatttacaaaactcattacacagatggaggctaaacgacgagacgaatctattaaacctaattagtccatgatttgacaatgtgctgctacagtaactatttgctaatgatggattaattaggtttaatagattcgtctcgccatttagcctccatctatgtaattagttttataattaactcatatttaatcctcctaattagtcttcgaatATAATAATGTGACATGGACAA
It includes:
- the LOC101764725 gene encoding LMBR1 domain-containing protein 2 homolog A isoform X2, which encodes MGYEDSGDFTFKERLKTSIQKNMTYYATVGSTGLFGLILIIVMRHDWVRGILGFAMACSNTFGLVTGAFLLGFGLSEIPRNIWRNADWTLRLQFLSHKVAKMAKELDHAQQEYCSAIFVVQATSNQMSKRDPLRPCMDIIDNMLARMLQDDAAFKPSGGKLGENDMDYDTDNKTMATLRRQLRRAHEEYYRRKSDYMNCVMEALELEDTIRNYEQRDASGWKYLSSFRENRSGTLGSFLDSTEFFWRCLLRKQLVRVLSVILGCTSASILLAEATLLPSNVDLSLFSNLINAVGKHEVLVQVAAFVPLMYMCICTYYSLFRIGMMLFYSLTPGQTSSVSLLMICSMVARYAPPISYNFLNLIHLGGNAKTTFEKRMGNIDDVVPFFGRTFNKIYPLIMVVYTLLVAGNFFEHLMEFFGSLKRFKCWTDQEDMDGLDPSGMFILQKERNSMEQGRKVSEHATPLARNFSSIGKDVESGNEPLGEAEATAEMKSERTTQTKRSGKVAHKYSSVREDQFSSPKSVEQLHKEHSSASISINLEDGSSEEPASASIAPDSPAGTASRWASIRTGFQNFRASLGSRKFLRLSPSSSLGTNASATESLDEIFRKLKRSSSNADADHLDDDGLP
- the LOC101764320 gene encoding uncharacterized protein LOC101764320, with protein sequence MAAGAGRSREADPARCRRHPKHRHEAGVCPFCLRDRLSRLSAAAAGASASSSSGSSSPCSSWEETVALSSAQAPRPRRGNLGLLLRQEGREAAALAAGRRVEQEQHQEERTARRGSNFWARLQQQLHHGGWHRKDGCSEAAEKHGDAAATNKRAPWV
- the LOC101764725 gene encoding LMBR1 domain-containing protein 2 homolog A isoform X1, with translation MWVFYMISLPLTVGMVAATLRYFAGPAVPARVLAVVGYAWLCSLSFVVLVPTDIWMAISGNQKSDVGFFWSWSYWSTFILAWSIVPTLQGYEDSGDFTFKERLKTSIQKNMTYYATVGSTGLFGLILIIVMRHDWVRGILGFAMACSNTFGLVTGAFLLGFGLSEIPRNIWRNADWTLRLQFLSHKVAKMAKELDHAQQEYCSAIFVVQATSNQMSKRDPLRPCMDIIDNMLARMLQDDAAFKPSGGKLGENDMDYDTDNKTMATLRRQLRRAHEEYYRRKSDYMNCVMEALELEDTIRNYEQRDASGWKYLSSFRENRSGTLGSFLDSTEFFWRCLLRKQLVRVLSVILGCTSASILLAEATLLPSNVDLSLFSNLINAVGKHEVLVQVAAFVPLMYMCICTYYSLFRIGMMLFYSLTPGQTSSVSLLMICSMVARYAPPISYNFLNLIHLGGNAKTTFEKRMGNIDDVVPFFGRTFNKIYPLIMVVYTLLVAGNFFEHLMEFFGSLKRFKCWTDQEDMDGLDPSGMFILQKERNSMEQGRKVSEHATPLARNFSSIGKDVESGNEPLGEAEATAEMKSERTTQTKRSGKVAHKYSSVREDQFSSPKSVEQLHKEHSSASISINLEDGSSEEPASASIAPDSPAGTASRWASIRTGFQNFRASLGSRKFLRLSPSSSLGTNASATESLDEIFRKLKRSSSNADADHLDDDGLP